The following proteins are co-located in the Hevea brasiliensis isolate MT/VB/25A 57/8 chromosome 11, ASM3005281v1, whole genome shotgun sequence genome:
- the LOC110643083 gene encoding endonuclease 1 isoform X1: MCNWSNFQLHKPTYISICSKLTYNLIEALIFLAHFIGDVHHHQPLHFGFTGDLGGNTITVHWCHMKTNLHHVWDNIIIDSALKTFYGSDLANMIQAIQNNMTEGWSNQLSLWECCQKNQRVCLNLKIELISKELRMDSSGGLLRWSSFAFVMFVGMATVLVPGALGWSKEGHIMTCRIAQNLLGPEAAHAVEHLLPHNLKGDLSALCIWPDQIRHWHKYRWTSSLHFIDTPDKDCTFDYSRDCVKDLCVAGAIQNFTSQLLHYREGTTDRRYNLTEALLFLSHFMGDIHQPMHVGFTSDEGGNTIELHWFRHKSNLHHVWDREIILTALKDFYENDMDLLQETIEGNFTDGIWYDDVSSWKDCDDLLSCPNKYAVESINLACKWGYKGVKEGATLADDYFNSRMPIVMKRIAQGGVRLAMFLNEIFGDSEEGIASAA, encoded by the exons ATGTGTAATTGGAGCAATTTTCAACTACACAAACCAACTTACATCAGCATATGTTCGAAGTTGACGT ACAATTTAATAGAGGCGCTTAtctttttagcccattttattggGGATGTCCATCACCATCAG CCCCTGCATTTTGGTTTCACTGGAGATTTGGGTGGAAATACAATAACAGTCCATTGGTGCCATATGAAGACAAATCTACACCAT GTATGGGATAACATAATTATTGATTCAGCCCTGAAGACATTCTATGGTTCAGATCTTGCAAACATGATACAAGCCATTCAGAATAATATGACG gaAGGTTGGTCCAATCAACTATCATTATGGGAATGTTGTCAAAAAAACCAGAGAGTTTGTTTGAATCT AAAAATCGAACTGATAAGCAAAGAACTAAGGATGGATAGTAGTGGAGGTCTTCTGAGATGGTCTTCGTTTGCATTTGTAATGTTCGTGGGTATGGCCACCGTTTTAGTTCCTGGAGCTCTTGGCTGGAGCAAGGAGGGTCACATAATGACATGTCGGATTGCACAG AACCTTTTAGGACCTGAGGCAGCACATGCTGTAGAACATTTGTTACCTCACAACTTGAAGGGGGACTTATCAGCTCTCTGCATATGGCCTGACCAAATCCGGCACTGGCACAAATACAGGTGGACAAGCTCTCTTCACTTCATTGACACCCCAGACAAAGACTGCACATTTGATTATTCAA GGGACTGTGTGAAGGATTTGTGTGTTGCTGGTGCCATTCAGAATTTTACATCTCAGCTTTTGCACTACAGGGAGGGAACTACAGATCGCAGAT ATAATTTGACTGAAGCCTTGCTATTCTTGTCTCACTTCATGGGAGATATTCATCAG CCAATGCATGTTGGATTCACCAGCGATGAAGGAGGGAACACCATTGAATTGCACTGGTTCAGGCACAAATCTAATCTTCATCAT GTATGGGATAGAGAGATTATTCTCACAGCTCTAAAAGATTTCTATGAAAACGACATGGACCTCCTCCAAGAAACCATAGAGGGAAACTTCACTGAT GGAATATGGTATGATGATGTCTCATCATGGAAAGATTGTGACGATCTCCTTTCATGTCCAAACAA GTATGCTGTAGAGAGCATAAACTTGGCTTGCAAATGGGGTTATAAAGGAGTGAAGGAGGGTGCAACTCTagcag ATGATTACTTCAATTCAAGGATGCCAATCGTCATGAAACGCATCGCTCAAGGAGGAGTTCGTTTAGCAATGTTCTTGAATGAGATATTTGGGGATTCTGAAGAAGGGATTGCATCAGCAGCCTAA
- the LOC110643083 gene encoding endonuclease 1 isoform X2, whose product MKTNLHHVWDNIIIDSALKTFYGSDLANMIQAIQNNMTEGWSNQLSLWECCQKNQRVCLNLKIELISKELRMDSSGGLLRWSSFAFVMFVGMATVLVPGALGWSKEGHIMTCRIAQNLLGPEAAHAVEHLLPHNLKGDLSALCIWPDQIRHWHKYRWTSSLHFIDTPDKDCTFDYSRDCVKDLCVAGAIQNFTSQLLHYREGTTDRRYNLTEALLFLSHFMGDIHQPMHVGFTSDEGGNTIELHWFRHKSNLHHVWDREIILTALKDFYENDMDLLQETIEGNFTDGIWYDDVSSWKDCDDLLSCPNKYAVESINLACKWGYKGVKEGATLADDYFNSRMPIVMKRIAQGGVRLAMFLNEIFGDSEEGIASAA is encoded by the exons ATGAAGACAAATCTACACCAT GTATGGGATAACATAATTATTGATTCAGCCCTGAAGACATTCTATGGTTCAGATCTTGCAAACATGATACAAGCCATTCAGAATAATATGACG gaAGGTTGGTCCAATCAACTATCATTATGGGAATGTTGTCAAAAAAACCAGAGAGTTTGTTTGAATCT AAAAATCGAACTGATAAGCAAAGAACTAAGGATGGATAGTAGTGGAGGTCTTCTGAGATGGTCTTCGTTTGCATTTGTAATGTTCGTGGGTATGGCCACCGTTTTAGTTCCTGGAGCTCTTGGCTGGAGCAAGGAGGGTCACATAATGACATGTCGGATTGCACAG AACCTTTTAGGACCTGAGGCAGCACATGCTGTAGAACATTTGTTACCTCACAACTTGAAGGGGGACTTATCAGCTCTCTGCATATGGCCTGACCAAATCCGGCACTGGCACAAATACAGGTGGACAAGCTCTCTTCACTTCATTGACACCCCAGACAAAGACTGCACATTTGATTATTCAA GGGACTGTGTGAAGGATTTGTGTGTTGCTGGTGCCATTCAGAATTTTACATCTCAGCTTTTGCACTACAGGGAGGGAACTACAGATCGCAGAT ATAATTTGACTGAAGCCTTGCTATTCTTGTCTCACTTCATGGGAGATATTCATCAG CCAATGCATGTTGGATTCACCAGCGATGAAGGAGGGAACACCATTGAATTGCACTGGTTCAGGCACAAATCTAATCTTCATCAT GTATGGGATAGAGAGATTATTCTCACAGCTCTAAAAGATTTCTATGAAAACGACATGGACCTCCTCCAAGAAACCATAGAGGGAAACTTCACTGAT GGAATATGGTATGATGATGTCTCATCATGGAAAGATTGTGACGATCTCCTTTCATGTCCAAACAA GTATGCTGTAGAGAGCATAAACTTGGCTTGCAAATGGGGTTATAAAGGAGTGAAGGAGGGTGCAACTCTagcag ATGATTACTTCAATTCAAGGATGCCAATCGTCATGAAACGCATCGCTCAAGGAGGAGTTCGTTTAGCAATGTTCTTGAATGAGATATTTGGGGATTCTGAAGAAGGGATTGCATCAGCAGCCTAA